The Neisseria animaloris genome segment GAAGGCATCATCCCCAATCTCGAACGCCGTTTCCGCGAAACCGATTCCAATACTGTGCGCGAAGAATTGTTGCAATATCAAAGCCATAAAGCCTGCCCGAGCTGCGGCGGCGCACGTTTGCGCAAAGAAGCGCGTTATGTTTATGTGGGCAAACAACCGCTGCACGAAATTTCTGCATGGCCGCTCACCCAAACGCACCAATTCTTTGAAACCCTTGATTTGGAAGGCAACAAAAAACAGATTGCCGAAAAAATCCTCAAAGAAATCACCGAGCGCTTGGGCTTTCTGATTAACGTCGGCCTCGACTATCTGAACCTCAGCCGCAGCGCCGAAACCCTTTCCGGCGGCGAAGCCCAGCGCATCCGCCTTGCCAGCCAAATCGGCAGCGGCTTAACCGGCGTGATGTACGTTTTGGACGAACCCTCCATCGGCCTGCACCAGCGCGACAACGACCGCCTGCTCGCCACCCTCAAACGCCTGCGCGACCTCGGCAACAGCGTCATCGTGGTCGAACACGACGAAGATGCCATCCGCGAAGCCGATTTCGTTATCGACATGGGGCCCGGCGCGGGCGAACACGGCGGCAACGTTATCATCGCCGACACCCCCGACAAAGTCGCTGCCTGCACAAACTCCGTTACCGGCCAATACCTCAGCGGTAAAAAAGCCATCGCCGTGCCGTCTGAAAGAACACCCGTCAACCCCGAAAAAATGCTCGTCCTCAAAGGCGCACGCGGCAACAACCTCAAAAACGTTACCCTCGAGCTGCCTTTGGGTTTGATTACCTGCATCACCGGCGTATCCGGCAGCGGCAAATCCACCCTGATTAACGACACGCTGGCCAAAATTACCGCCCGTGAGCTGAACCGCGCCCACGAAGAACCCGCGCCCTACGATGAAATCACCGGCCTCGAACACCTCGACAAAGTCATCAACGTCGACCAATCCCCCATCGGCCGCACGCCCCGCTCCAACCCCGCCACCTACACCGGCCTCTTCACCCCCATCCGCGAACTCTTCGCCGGCGTACCCCTCGCCCGCGAACGCGGCTACAACGTCGGCCGCTTCTCGTTCAACGTCAAAGGCGGCCGCTGCGAAGCCTGCCAAGGCGACGGCGTGATCAAAGTAGAAATGCACTTCCTGCCTGACGTATACGTACCCTGCGAAGTGTGCCACGGCAAACGCTACAACCGCGAAACCCTCGAAGTGCAATACAAAGGCAAAAACATCAGCCAAGTGCTCGACATGACCGTAGAAGAAGCCCGCGAATTCTTCGACGCCGTGCCCACCGTATCCCGCAAACTGCAAACCCTGATGGATGTCGGCCTAGGCTACATCCGCCTCGGCCAATCCGCCACCACCCTCTCCGGCGGCGAAGCCCAACGCGTCAAACTCGCCCTCGAACTCTCCAAACGCGACACCGGCCGCACCCTCTACATCCTAGACGAACCCACCACCGGCCTACACTTCGCCGACATCGCCCTGCTGCTGGAAGTGATAGGCCGTCTGAAAGGCAAAGGCAACTCGATTGTGATTATTGAGCATAATCTTGACGTTATAAAAACCGCTGATTATATTGTGGATTTGGGGCCGGAAGGCGGCGATGGCGGAGGAAGGATTATTGCTAAGGGTTCGCCAGAGGAGGTGGTTAAGGTTGAAGGGAGTTATACAGGGAAATATTTGAAAGGGATTGTATAAAATAGTTGCACAGAATATTTAAAACATAAGGGTTATAAATTATGAAGATTAGAAATATAAAATTTAAAGAACATCATATTTTTAAAAATTTAGAATTATCATTTATTGATGCTAATGGAAATCCTAAGCAAACTATCTTAATTGCAGGAGAAAATGGATCGGGCAAAACATTATTACTAGATACGATTTTTAAATTATCCGATCTACCTTTGACAAGCGATCTAGGTAAGCTGATTAATAAAGGAGAATTTGAATTTGAATTATCAACAAACGAAGTAAGCAATATCATATCGGAAGTAGTAAAGAATAATCCATACCTTAAAGAGTACATAGACAAAGATTCATTGAATCAAGATATAAATTTTATATTTAAAATTTTC includes the following:
- the uvrA gene encoding excinuclease ABC subunit UvrA — encoded protein: MSKHDNDTIRIRGARTHNLKNVDLDIPRHKLVVVTGLSGSGKSSLAFDTLYAEGQRRYVESLSAYARQFLQMMDKPDVDLIEGLSPAISIEQKSTSHNPRSTVGTVTEIHDYLRLLYARVGTPHCPEHDLPLSSQTVSQMVDAVLKLPEDTRVMILAPAVRERKGEFVDFFADLQAQGFARVRVDGEVYQLDEVPKLEKNIKHNIDVVIDRVKVKADIKQRLAESFETALRHGGERALALEMDSGEEHWFSAQFACPVCSYSLPELEPRLFSFNNPVGACPTCDGLGNMNFFDPERVVMHPELSLAAGAIKGWDKRNQFYFQMIQSLAAHYGFDVDTPFEGLPEKVKKVILHGSGKDVIDFRYLSEKGTTFNRSHAFEGIIPNLERRFRETDSNTVREELLQYQSHKACPSCGGARLRKEARYVYVGKQPLHEISAWPLTQTHQFFETLDLEGNKKQIAEKILKEITERLGFLINVGLDYLNLSRSAETLSGGEAQRIRLASQIGSGLTGVMYVLDEPSIGLHQRDNDRLLATLKRLRDLGNSVIVVEHDEDAIREADFVIDMGPGAGEHGGNVIIADTPDKVAACTNSVTGQYLSGKKAIAVPSERTPVNPEKMLVLKGARGNNLKNVTLELPLGLITCITGVSGSGKSTLINDTLAKITARELNRAHEEPAPYDEITGLEHLDKVINVDQSPIGRTPRSNPATYTGLFTPIRELFAGVPLARERGYNVGRFSFNVKGGRCEACQGDGVIKVEMHFLPDVYVPCEVCHGKRYNRETLEVQYKGKNISQVLDMTVEEAREFFDAVPTVSRKLQTLMDVGLGYIRLGQSATTLSGGEAQRVKLALELSKRDTGRTLYILDEPTTGLHFADIALLLEVIGRLKGKGNSIVIIEHNLDVIKTADYIVDLGPEGGDGGGRIIAKGSPEEVVKVEGSYTGKYLKGIV